The genomic interval CGTTCCAAAACGCCACACAACATATGGGAATACTATTGTCCACACCACGATTCCAGAATATAATCCGGTGATGGAAAATATGCTCAGTTCCTTGAGCAGGAAGAATCCAACTGTAAACCACCATATTATCTGAAAAGGGTTTGTCAATCCCATGGTTACTCCTAAAACATAATTGCCTTTCCTTGTTTTTGATGGCATTTTTGACCTGAGTATTGATATGCCCAGGTAAAGCATGAAAATACCACCTATTATGTATATAACCTTCAGAATTGTAGGGCTTATGATTCCATTGGTAAGGAATACTATGGCAAAAAATGTTAAATCCGCGGTCATTGCACCTAATCCTACAAGTGTGCCATGAAGCGGAGATTTAAGCGCTTCGTTTGCAATAATTGAATTTACGGAACCGGGCGGGCCTGCAAGTGATAGCCCCAGCAGGATGCCTAAGCCATAGTCGTAAAGAAACATCTATGGAAATATTATAGGAGTATTTTAAAATTATAGCAATGACATATTTTTAAGGACAATATATCCTGCAGCCAGGTCTTCCAGCCCTATTCCAAGGCATTTGAAAACAGATTTGCTGTTTCTGTATTTATCAGGGTTTAACATAAATTCTCCCAATGTGGTTATTTTGCTCCTATCCTTTA from Ferroplasma acidiphilum carries:
- a CDS encoding LysE family translocator, coding for MFLYDYGLGILLGLSLAGPPGSVNSIIANEALKSPLHGTLVGLGAMTADLTFFAIVFLTNGIISPTILKVIYIIGGIFMLYLGISILRSKMPSKTRKGNYVLGVTMGLTNPFQIIWWFTVGFFLLKELSIFSITGLYSGIVVWTIVFPYVVWRFGTGYEKYIKIVSAAIIFAFAIYILFDGLHLILK